A portion of the Bdellovibrio bacteriovorus genome contains these proteins:
- a CDS encoding DUF3750 domain-containing protein encodes MKFLSTLLLALFGNFAQAQDWRTADRSSAGIAPSPQDEKRAVVQIYAARTVGWKGHFGVHTWIAIKEKDADFYETFQVIGYRARRGLDVVVVQESIPDGRWFGAMPELLRDLRGPGAESAIPKIREAAKSYPYQKDYRVWPGPNSNSFVSYIIRRTPEIGVELPANAVGKDWINKGSLFGVSETRTGFQFSVFGLLGFTLGLGDGIEVNILGMSLGVDFFRPALKLPMVGRIGFQDKPL; translated from the coding sequence ATGAAATTCTTAAGCACTCTTCTGCTCGCCCTTTTCGGAAATTTTGCTCAAGCTCAAGACTGGCGCACGGCTGATCGCAGCAGTGCGGGTATTGCTCCCTCACCCCAAGATGAAAAACGTGCGGTGGTGCAAATTTATGCCGCGCGCACGGTGGGCTGGAAGGGCCACTTTGGTGTTCATACTTGGATTGCGATCAAAGAAAAAGATGCGGATTTTTATGAAACTTTTCAGGTGATCGGCTACCGGGCCCGCCGCGGTCTTGATGTCGTGGTGGTGCAAGAATCTATTCCTGACGGAAGATGGTTTGGGGCGATGCCTGAATTGTTGCGCGATTTGCGCGGCCCAGGCGCAGAAAGTGCCATTCCAAAAATTCGGGAAGCGGCTAAGTCCTATCCTTATCAAAAAGATTACCGTGTCTGGCCGGGGCCAAACTCGAACAGTTTTGTGTCTTATATCATTCGCCGCACCCCAGAGATTGGAGTAGAACTGCCGGCCAATGCCGTCGGGAAAGATTGGATCAATAAAGGCTCTTTATTCGGCGTTTCGGAAACACGCACGGGCTTTCAATTTTCTGTCTTTGGTCTTTTGGGCTTTACGCTCGGATTAGGTGACGGCATAGAAGTCAATATCCTGGGTATGAGCTTAGGCGTCGACTTTTTCCGACCGGCTTTAAAGCTTCCAATGGTGGGGCGTATTGGTTTTCAAGATAAACCCCTTTAA
- the pfkA gene encoding 6-phosphofructokinase has translation MASFSKKIKRIGVYTSGGDAPGMNAAIRAVVRVSIAQNLEVYGITAGYLGMLENEMNPLQLRDMANIIQRGGTILKTARSTEMMKPEGRTKAATNLKNLGIDALVCIGGDGSFRGAHALWEEHQIPIVGVPGTIDNDIFGSDKTIGFDTAVNTALEAIDRIRDTAASHDRLFIVEVMGRNSGFIASYVGLAGGAEEIFTPENVASVDKSIERIKESIRRGKTSSILITAEGQKPGRAYDLADAIRKKSGMDAKVCILGHQQRGGSPTAADRILASRMGAAAVDALMHGQCDIMIGTEGERLVQVPLDLVTKNEKKTQMDLLSLASVLAT, from the coding sequence ATGGCAAGTTTCTCTAAAAAAATCAAAAGAATCGGCGTCTACACCAGTGGTGGTGACGCTCCCGGAATGAATGCGGCCATTCGCGCTGTCGTTCGCGTCAGTATCGCACAAAATCTAGAAGTGTACGGAATTACCGCAGGGTATCTGGGCATGCTAGAAAATGAAATGAACCCTCTGCAACTTCGCGATATGGCCAATATTATTCAGCGCGGAGGTACAATTTTAAAAACCGCCCGTTCGACTGAAATGATGAAACCCGAAGGTCGCACAAAGGCGGCTACCAATTTAAAAAACCTAGGCATTGATGCTTTAGTTTGTATTGGCGGAGACGGATCTTTCCGTGGAGCGCATGCTTTATGGGAAGAACACCAAATTCCTATCGTCGGTGTTCCTGGAACTATCGATAATGATATTTTTGGCAGCGACAAAACCATCGGATTTGACACCGCGGTGAACACGGCGTTGGAAGCCATCGACCGCATTCGGGATACCGCCGCTTCTCACGATCGTCTTTTCATCGTGGAGGTGATGGGTCGCAACTCAGGGTTCATCGCTTCTTACGTCGGACTTGCCGGTGGTGCGGAGGAAATTTTCACGCCAGAAAATGTGGCTTCCGTAGATAAATCTATCGAGAGAATCAAAGAATCCATTCGTCGCGGAAAAACCAGCAGCATTTTGATCACTGCCGAAGGTCAAAAACCAGGTCGCGCTTACGACTTGGCCGATGCTATTCGTAAAAAATCTGGAATGGACGCCAAAGTCTGCATCTTGGGTCATCAACAACGCGGGGGATCTCCAACCGCAGCAGATCGTATTTTAGCCAGTCGCATGGGCGCTGCCGCCGTAGACGCCCTTATGCATGGTCAATGTGATATCATGATCGGCACTGAGGGTGAAAGATTGGTACAAGTTCCTTTGGACTTAGTCACGAAGAACGAAAAGAAAACCCAAATGGATTTGCTATCGCTCGCGTCAGTTCTTGCTACTTAA
- a CDS encoding DNA gyrase inhibitor YacG: MTENSKPREIKCPKCGKLTVYSSENAFRPFCSERCKTNDLGAWADESYRIPVAPSSSDSLSVGLDDDDWDDSESRH, encoded by the coding sequence ATGACAGAAAATTCCAAACCCCGCGAAATCAAATGTCCCAAATGTGGGAAACTCACCGTTTACTCCTCTGAAAACGCCTTTCGACCTTTTTGTTCTGAACGCTGCAAAACCAATGATCTGGGTGCATGGGCTGATGAAAGTTACCGCATTCCGGTCGCGCCTTCTTCAAGTGATTCTTTAAGTGTTGGCCTTGATGATGACGATTGGGATGACTCCGAAAGCCGCCACTAG
- a CDS encoding ABC transporter ATP-binding protein, translating to MSDALLEARGITMQFGGLKAVDNLEFKINKGQLVGLIGPNGAGKTTVFNMLTGVYQPTRGEVFLCGKSLKGVKPYEISHRGMTRTFQNIRLFKGLSVLDNVLIAGHQHMHYSLVDVLLQTKKYHQAEMDLRDKAMDLLKIFHLDHKAHESASALPYGEQRKLEIVRALATNPKIILLDEPAAGMNHSETHHLMDTIAHIRENFKLTVLLIEHDMKLVMGICENIIVLDHGVKIEEGAAEKIQASQKVIEAYLGVEEAP from the coding sequence ATGTCCGACGCTCTTCTTGAGGCTCGTGGAATCACCATGCAGTTCGGCGGCCTTAAGGCTGTTGATAATTTGGAATTTAAAATCAATAAAGGTCAGTTAGTTGGTCTTATCGGCCCGAATGGGGCCGGCAAAACCACCGTCTTTAATATGCTGACCGGGGTTTATCAACCTACCAGAGGTGAAGTTTTTTTATGTGGTAAATCTTTAAAGGGTGTAAAGCCTTACGAGATTTCTCATCGAGGCATGACCCGCACCTTTCAGAATATTCGCCTGTTTAAAGGTCTTTCGGTTTTGGACAATGTATTGATCGCCGGTCATCAGCATATGCATTACAGCCTCGTCGACGTGCTTTTACAGACTAAGAAATATCATCAAGCAGAAATGGATTTGCGCGACAAAGCGATGGATCTTTTAAAGATCTTTCATTTAGATCATAAGGCGCATGAATCAGCTTCAGCCCTACCTTACGGAGAACAGCGCAAGCTTGAAATCGTGCGAGCATTAGCCACTAATCCTAAAATTATATTATTAGATGAGCCCGCGGCCGGTATGAACCATTCCGAAACTCATCACCTCATGGACACGATCGCCCATATCCGGGAGAACTTTAAATTAACTGTCTTATTGATCGAGCATGATATGAAGCTGGTCATGGGAATCTGTGAAAACATCATTGTTCTTGATCACGGGGTAAAAATCGAAGAAGGCGCGGCCGAAAAAATTCAAGCATCGCAAAAAGTGATCGAAGCTTATTTGGGTGTGGAGGAAGCTCCATGA
- a CDS encoding sensor histidine kinase gives MRRKFFFISLLVLLVTAFSVAGILLTYFRTERLAFLDDQIRQSATSIVESKLSELKTYDDDEADEMISEELGPNRLGKFFVVRRAGEILFSTENVTLLETQIPQDPQWVTVQTEDHFIRALNLKLPRFQNRTLQVGAIVDKSFISLTFVNNRTVVAIFVILFVILIFTWFLSAYLFSPIRNLSRYLNLATKALEDNSEVPVPPERLKKEGRFFGRNEKDEFRQLVRVLAEMVDKINISRKFMKSWTFQMAHELKTPLTIVNRDFEVISEKYGVETRSVQEVQANIDKISLTVSSFLDWAELTSQKIPGNLYVVNVEEVLSPILNNLQKIYGPRIKVNQAQSFQVLSNPLHLDQLLTNTLSNALKYSEGDVEVSFADSILTIRDHGEGIPPEVLTRIGSPFNKSTQKKKGIGLGLAWIKTICDLYGWQYEFKNSEGTEFKVQFPPVIAEAST, from the coding sequence TTGAGACGTAAGTTCTTTTTTATCTCTCTGCTGGTATTATTAGTGACGGCCTTTTCCGTGGCGGGAATTTTACTGACCTATTTCCGCACAGAGCGGTTGGCCTTTTTAGACGATCAAATTCGCCAGTCGGCGACCTCCATCGTGGAATCGAAGCTTTCAGAGCTCAAAACCTATGATGACGATGAAGCCGACGAAATGATTTCTGAAGAGCTCGGGCCCAATCGACTGGGAAAATTCTTTGTTGTGCGCCGAGCGGGGGAAATTCTTTTTTCGACGGAAAACGTGACTCTTTTAGAAACTCAGATTCCGCAAGATCCGCAATGGGTGACGGTGCAAACAGAAGATCACTTTATTCGCGCCTTGAATTTAAAGCTTCCACGCTTTCAGAACCGTACTTTGCAGGTGGGCGCGATTGTCGATAAAAGTTTTATCTCGCTAACTTTCGTGAATAATCGCACGGTGGTCGCGATTTTTGTTATTCTTTTTGTGATCTTGATATTCACCTGGTTTTTATCGGCCTATCTTTTTTCGCCGATTCGAAATCTTTCGCGATATTTAAATTTAGCGACCAAAGCCTTAGAAGATAACTCCGAAGTTCCCGTGCCTCCGGAAAGGCTTAAAAAAGAAGGCCGCTTTTTTGGTCGCAACGAAAAAGATGAATTTCGTCAACTGGTCCGCGTTTTGGCAGAGATGGTTGATAAGATCAACATCAGTCGAAAGTTTATGAAATCTTGGACTTTCCAAATGGCCCACGAACTCAAGACTCCGTTGACAATCGTGAACCGTGACTTTGAAGTGATCTCTGAAAAGTACGGTGTAGAAACAAGATCAGTGCAAGAGGTTCAAGCGAACATTGATAAGATCTCGCTGACAGTTTCGAGTTTTTTAGATTGGGCCGAACTGACAAGCCAAAAAATTCCGGGCAATTTGTATGTTGTTAATGTTGAAGAAGTCCTGTCTCCTATTTTAAATAATCTACAAAAAATTTACGGACCGCGGATCAAGGTGAATCAAGCTCAAAGCTTTCAAGTGCTGTCCAACCCTTTGCATCTGGATCAATTATTAACGAACACTCTTAGTAATGCCTTAAAATATTCCGAAGGAGACGTCGAAGTTTCTTTTGCCGATAGTATTTTGACGATTAGGGATCATGGTGAAGGAATTCCACCAGAGGTTTTAACTCGCATCGGATCACCGTTTAACAAAAGTACGCAAAAGAAAAAGGGAATTGGTCTGGGGCTAGCCTGGATTAAGACGATCTGCGATCTGTATGGTTGGCAATATGAATTCAAAAACTCTGAAGGGACGGAGTTTAAAGTCCAATTCCCTCCAGTGATTGCGGAAGCTTCGACTTAG
- a CDS encoding ABC transporter substrate-binding protein translates to MKRLLVSLLVVLPLLSGCTKKTNEILIGEYDSLTGSDATFGLSTNKGVRMAFDEVNDAGGIKGKKLSLITLDDQGKNEEAAAAVTRLITQNNVVAIIGGVASGRSKAAAPIAQSHKIPFVSPASTNPDVTKIGDHVFRVCFIDPFQGFVMAKFATENLKIKKVAILRDVKNDYSVGLADVFNTEFKKSGGEIVADLSYQAGDIDFKAQLTQIRSKNPEAIYVPGYYTEVGLIAQQARQLGIKAPLMGGDGWDSEKLFEIGKQAINGSYYSNHYTTESTDPAVTEFVKKFKAKYNETPDALAALGYDAAKILIAALERSADLSSKSIRDELAKTKDFGGVTGKITLNENRDATKSAVVIQVDGNARKYMTTITP, encoded by the coding sequence ATGAAACGTCTACTTGTTAGCCTTCTTGTTGTGTTGCCGCTTCTTTCGGGCTGCACAAAAAAAACCAACGAAATTCTTATCGGGGAATACGACTCTCTGACCGGCAGTGATGCGACTTTTGGTCTTAGCACCAACAAGGGCGTACGTATGGCGTTTGATGAAGTGAATGATGCTGGGGGTATCAAAGGAAAAAAACTTTCTTTGATCACTCTTGATGACCAAGGAAAAAATGAAGAAGCGGCCGCGGCCGTGACTCGTTTGATTACGCAAAACAACGTGGTCGCCATCATCGGTGGCGTTGCCAGCGGACGCTCAAAAGCAGCGGCTCCCATCGCGCAATCTCATAAAATTCCTTTTGTCTCCCCTGCATCGACAAACCCCGATGTGACAAAAATCGGTGATCATGTTTTCCGTGTCTGCTTTATTGATCCTTTCCAAGGCTTCGTGATGGCGAAGTTTGCGACAGAAAACTTGAAGATTAAAAAAGTCGCCATCTTACGCGACGTCAAAAATGATTACAGCGTTGGCTTGGCAGATGTTTTTAATACTGAATTTAAAAAATCCGGTGGCGAAATCGTGGCAGATCTAAGCTATCAAGCCGGTGATATTGATTTCAAAGCTCAGTTGACTCAAATTCGCTCTAAAAACCCAGAGGCTATTTACGTTCCGGGCTATTACACCGAAGTTGGCTTGATCGCCCAACAAGCTCGTCAGCTGGGTATCAAAGCTCCTTTGATGGGTGGTGACGGATGGGACAGCGAAAAGTTATTTGAAATCGGTAAGCAAGCTATCAACGGAAGCTATTACTCAAATCACTACACGACGGAATCGACAGATCCAGCGGTGACAGAGTTCGTAAAGAAATTCAAAGCGAAATACAATGAGACTCCAGATGCATTGGCAGCTTTAGGTTATGATGCTGCAAAAATCTTGATCGCGGCTTTAGAACGTTCTGCAGACTTGTCATCTAAATCAATCCGTGATGAACTGGCTAAGACTAAAGATTTCGGCGGCGTTACTGGAAAAATCACTTTGAACGAAAATCGCGATGCAACGAAGAGTGCCGTGGTTATTCAAGTGGACGGTAATGCTCGTAAGTACATGACTACGATCACTCCATAA
- a CDS encoding HU family DNA-binding protein — translation MNKAQLIEKIATETKVSKAQAENILDCAVENIKKAVKKGDDVKLVGFGTFTKAKRKARTGRNPQTGKAIKIPAAWAPKFRAGAEFKAMVK, via the coding sequence ATGAACAAAGCTCAACTAATCGAAAAAATCGCTACTGAAACTAAAGTTTCTAAAGCTCAAGCTGAAAACATCCTTGATTGCGCTGTTGAAAACATCAAAAAAGCAGTTAAAAAAGGTGACGATGTTAAACTTGTTGGCTTCGGTACTTTCACTAAAGCTAAACGTAAAGCTCGCACTGGTCGCAACCCACAAACTGGTAAAGCGATCAAAATCCCAGCTGCATGGGCTCCGAAATTCCGCGCTGGCGCTGAATTCAAAGCTATGGTTAAGTAA
- a CDS encoding branched-chain amino acid ABC transporter permease — protein MKAFKNPLLSLLALIAVGFVFSFGFNSYIQLIVLFAAVNCLLAMSLNLVNGYTGQFSLGHAGFMAIGAYFTAYASTKWNFMPESLRFVEFFLFAIGAGLMAAVAGFLVGLPSLRLKGDYLAIVTLGFGEIIRVTLLNMDFLGGPRGYSGIPSFGSFIYSFSFASVWLLICFFAIWRVMHSTYGRGFLSVREDEIAAESMGINTTRMKVRAFVMSSFFAGVAGALYAHFTNFISPSSFTFLQSVNAVIMVVLGGMGSMTGSIVAAILITALPEALRPLQDLTGVDLRMVIYSLALILVMILRPKGIFGESEITDLWRKYVRRSS, from the coding sequence ATGAAGGCTTTTAAAAATCCACTTTTAAGTTTACTTGCCCTGATCGCCGTTGGTTTTGTTTTTAGTTTCGGATTTAATTCATACATTCAGTTGATCGTGCTATTTGCGGCCGTGAACTGTTTACTGGCGATGAGTTTAAATCTGGTCAATGGTTACACCGGACAATTTTCATTAGGCCATGCCGGATTTATGGCTATCGGCGCCTACTTTACTGCTTATGCCAGCACAAAGTGGAACTTCATGCCGGAATCATTAAGATTTGTAGAATTCTTTTTATTTGCGATCGGTGCCGGGCTCATGGCGGCGGTGGCGGGGTTTTTGGTGGGCTTACCTTCATTGCGTTTAAAAGGTGACTATCTGGCCATTGTCACTTTGGGATTTGGTGAAATCATCCGCGTGACCTTATTAAACATGGATTTCTTAGGGGGACCTCGGGGTTATTCGGGAATTCCAAGCTTTGGCTCTTTTATCTATTCTTTTAGTTTCGCTTCCGTTTGGTTGTTGATCTGCTTTTTTGCGATTTGGCGCGTGATGCATTCCACTTATGGCCGCGGTTTTTTGAGCGTGCGTGAAGATGAAATCGCGGCAGAAAGCATGGGGATCAACACCACGCGCATGAAAGTGCGTGCCTTTGTGATGTCGAGTTTTTTTGCTGGCGTGGCGGGTGCCTTATATGCTCACTTCACTAATTTCATCAGTCCGTCGTCATTCACCTTCTTGCAAAGTGTAAATGCCGTGATCATGGTCGTTTTGGGCGGCATGGGATCAATGACAGGATCGATTGTCGCGGCCATCTTAATCACGGCTTTACCGGAGGCTCTTCGTCCATTACAGGACTTAACCGGCGTCGATCTGCGCATGGTGATTTATTCTTTAGCTTTGATTTTAGTGATGATCTTAAGACCTAAAGGTATTTTTGGTGAAAGCGAAATCACAGATTTGTGGAGGAAATATGTCCGACGCTCTTCTTGA
- a CDS encoding branched-chain amino acid ABC transporter permease — protein MQDFIQHIINGISLGSIYALIALGYTMVYGILKMINFAHADVYMIGAFVAYYAARLMGLETSPGVFTLILLLVVAMFFCSLLGLTIERFAYRPLRKAPKLNILITAIGVSLFLQYSAQVVFGADPKVFPEVMNDFVLFSIGAIEIKSFDVTVLIVSVLAMLALQFLIFKTKLGKAMRAVSANSSVASLMGVNPDKIIAFTFVVGSCLAAIGSILVGMKYPKIDPLMGMMIGMKAFVAAVLGGIGNVGGAVLGALIMGLSEEMVVAYISSTYRDAFAFGILIVILIFRPAGILGKYTVEKV, from the coding sequence ATGCAGGATTTCATTCAACATATAATCAACGGCATCAGTCTTGGCTCCATTTACGCTCTGATCGCCCTTGGTTACACCATGGTGTATGGAATCCTGAAAATGATCAACTTCGCCCATGCCGACGTTTATATGATCGGCGCTTTTGTCGCCTACTATGCGGCACGCCTCATGGGGCTTGAAACCAGCCCCGGTGTTTTCACTTTAATTCTATTGTTAGTGGTGGCGATGTTCTTTTGCAGTCTTTTGGGACTGACCATTGAACGCTTCGCTTATCGTCCTTTACGTAAAGCTCCAAAATTAAATATTCTGATCACGGCCATCGGGGTGAGCTTGTTTCTTCAATACTCTGCCCAAGTTGTTTTTGGTGCCGATCCCAAAGTTTTCCCCGAAGTTATGAATGATTTTGTCTTGTTTAGCATCGGCGCTATTGAAATTAAATCTTTTGATGTCACCGTCCTTATCGTCAGCGTTCTGGCAATGCTGGCTTTGCAGTTTTTAATTTTTAAAACCAAGTTAGGTAAAGCCATGCGCGCCGTCAGCGCGAATTCTTCTGTGGCAAGCTTGATGGGTGTAAACCCGGATAAAATCATCGCCTTTACTTTCGTCGTCGGTTCTTGCTTAGCGGCCATCGGCAGTATTCTGGTGGGAATGAAATATCCTAAGATCGACCCCTTAATGGGCATGATGATTGGGATGAAGGCCTTTGTCGCCGCTGTCCTCGGAGGCATCGGCAATGTAGGCGGCGCTGTTTTAGGAGCCTTGATCATGGGTCTGTCTGAAGAAATGGTGGTCGCTTATATTTCTAGTACATACCGCGATGCCTTCGCATTCGGGATATTGATTGTGATCTTAATCTTCCGTCCGGCTGGCATCTTGGGCAAATACACGGTGGAGAAAGTCTAA
- a CDS encoding ABC transporter ATP-binding protein has translation MSLLQVENLEVFYGAIHALKGVSFNVEKGEVVSLIGANGAGKSTTLRALSGLVPCRGKISFRGNDLLIVPSYKRVTLGIAQSPEGRGVFPQMSVLENLEMGAYHRQDKAQIKDDLEMCFGLFPRLKERVWQMAGTLSGGEQQMLAISRALMSRPELLLLDEPSLGLAPLIVAQIFEIVKKLNQEGMTVLLVEQNARMALKISHRAYVLETGRVVMQDSAQNLLNNDEVRKSYLGI, from the coding sequence ATGAGTTTATTGCAAGTTGAAAACTTAGAAGTTTTTTACGGAGCCATTCACGCTTTAAAAGGTGTGAGCTTTAACGTGGAAAAAGGCGAAGTGGTTTCTTTGATTGGTGCTAATGGCGCGGGGAAAAGCACGACCTTAAGAGCCTTGTCGGGGCTGGTTCCTTGCCGCGGGAAGATTTCTTTTCGTGGCAACGATTTGCTGATCGTACCTTCTTATAAACGAGTGACCTTAGGGATTGCCCAATCCCCCGAAGGACGCGGCGTATTTCCGCAAATGAGTGTTTTAGAAAATCTCGAAATGGGCGCCTATCATCGTCAAGACAAAGCCCAGATTAAAGACGACTTAGAAATGTGCTTTGGACTTTTCCCGCGCCTTAAAGAGCGCGTGTGGCAAATGGCCGGAACACTTTCTGGAGGCGAACAACAAATGCTTGCCATCAGTCGTGCTTTGATGTCTCGTCCAGAGCTTTTACTTTTAGATGAGCCTTCTTTGGGTTTAGCTCCCCTGATTGTCGCGCAGATTTTTGAGATTGTGAAAAAATTAAACCAAGAAGGTATGACCGTTCTTTTGGTGGAACAAAATGCCCGCATGGCTTTAAAGATCTCTCACCGCGCATATGTCTTAGAAACAGGCCGCGTGGTAATGCAAGACTCTGCACAAAATCTTTTAAACAACGACGAAGTTCGCAAAAGTTATCTGGGAATATGA